In Gammaproteobacteria bacterium, the DNA window CGCAATATCTCCACCCCTTTGCTTCGATCCTCACCAGTCAACCCTTCCACATGCTGGAACCCCAACGGTCTGCCGTCCGCCACCGCCACTAGTCCTGCATACCACTCCAGCGTGCTGCGCATCTTCCCCTTGATGCTGGAGCCGGGGATATAGGGCTGGCTGGTTACAGGATTTTTGATGACGGGGTTATCCGTGCCGCCGATGTGCATTTCTGTATCGCCCCCCCCGATATGCATGCCCGATTGTAGTTCTATGGTGCCGGCAATTTGTGAAATCTTTGTCAGTTGCATTTCAGTCTCCCTTCTCCAGCTTGTAAAATCCAAGAAACGCCTCGAAAAACAATTTGGACTGACGCAGTCGAACCGGATCTGTTGCGTGATCAACAATCTGGCCTAGTAGTTGTTCAAATTTTTCATCCACTAGCTTTCTGCCCCGCGCATATGCGGCCTTGGCCTTGAGCATGCGAATCATCGGCA includes these proteins:
- the csm3 gene encoding type III-A CRISPR-associated RAMP protein Csm3; its protein translation is MQLTKISQIAGTIELQSGMHIGGGDTEMHIGGTDNPVIKNPVTSQPYIPGSSIKGKMRSTLEWYAGLVAVADGRPLGFQHVEGLTGEDRSKGVEILRLFGYSPTGTNMDENLVREIGPTRLAFWDCELAPAWVEMMRSKNLLLTETKMENSIDRIKGTAENPRNTERVPAGAKFN
- the csm2 gene encoding type III-A CRISPR-associated protein Csm2 → MKDGKLASDLFDKQAKQAAEAVAACRREENKSTQLRRFYDELVMWLERVEQSPDRFASYLPMIRMLKAKAAYARGRKLVDEKFEQLLGQIVDHATDPVRLRQSKLFFEAFLGFYKLEKGD